Genomic segment of Avibacterium volantium:
CAGGCCCAAATCCTGCCATTGATGACGAAAATCCCGGTGAAGCTGGATTTACTGGCTCAACAGTAATCGCCCAATTTGACAGCCTTGAAGCGGCACAACAATGGGCAAGCCAAGATCCTTATGTGGAAGCTGGCGTTTATGGCGAGGTGATTATTAAGCCATTTAAGAAAGTTTTCTAAGCAAAAAATCGCAAAAATTCTCTCAAAAAACACCGCACTTTTCTTGTTTAACGCAAGAAAGTGAAAACAAGAAAAGTGCTACCCCTAACGATAAAAGCAATAAGAGGAAACACAATGTCAAACTTTCTACAAAATTACCAAAAACATATTGATGAACGTGCGGCACAAGGTGTTGTACCAAAACCATTAGATGCCGAACAAACCGCACAGCTTATCGAATTATTAAAAAATCCCCCTGCTGAGCAAGCTGATTATCTCCTTGAGCTTTTTAAAACCCGCGTGCCAGCAGGGGTGGACGAGGCGGCTTATGTCAAAGCGTCCTTCCTTGCTGCGATTGTCAATGGCACGGCCCATTCGCCATTGATTAGCCCAGAAAGTGCGGTGCAAATTTTGGGAACAATGCAGGGCGGTTATAATATTGAACCCTTGCTACAAGCCCTTGATAATGAAGCCCTCGCCCCTTATGCCGTCAGCGCCCTTTCTTCCACCCTTTTAATGTTCGATAATTTCTACGATGTAGAACAACGTGCCAAACAAGGCAACCCTTACGCGCAACAAATTCTTGAGTCTTGGGCGAATGCAGACTGGTATTTATCACGTCCAAAATTAGATGAAAAGCTCACCGTTACCGTATTTAAAGTGTCGGGCGAAACCAACACGGACGATCTTTCCCCTGCGCAAGATGCGTGGTCGCGCCCTGATATTCCTTTGCACGCCTTAGCAATGCTGAAAAATGAACGAGAAGGCATTCAGCCTGATGACACCGGCAACATTGGGCCAATTCAACAAATTAATGCGTTAAAAGAAAAAGGCTATCCGCTCGCTTATGTGGGCGATGTGGTCGGCACAGGTTCATCACGCAAATCCGCCACTAACTCGGTGCTATGGTTTATGGGGGAAGATATTCCTTACATTCCGAATAAACGTGCAGGCGGCGTGGTATTAGGCGGAAAAATTGCTCCTATTTTCTTCAACACCTTAGAAGACGCGGGGGCATTGCCAATTGAAGTAGATGTCAGCAAGCTCAATATGGGCGATGTCATTGATATTTACCCATACCAAGGCAAAATCTGCAAACACGATAGCGATGAAGTTTTGGCTGAATTTAGCTTAAAAACCAATGTGTTATTAGATGAAGTACGCGCAGGCGGACGTATTCCATTAATTATCGGACGTGGGCTAACCCACAAAGCACGCCAATCCCTTGGCTTACCCGATAATGATGTGTTCTCGAAACCACAAGCGGTGGCGGATAACCACAAAGGCTTTACCCTCGCGCAGAAAATGGTCGGCCGCGCTTGTGGTGTAGAGGGCATTCGCCCGGGGCAATATTGCGAACCAAGAATGACTTCAGTCGGCTCGCAAGATACCACCGGCCCAATGACCCGTGATGAGCTAAAAGATCTCGCTTGTTTAGGTTTTTCATCAGATTTGGTGATGCAATCTTTCTGTCATACGGCCGCCTATCCAAAACCGGTGGACGTTGTTACCCATCACACCCTGCCAGATTTTATTATGAACCGTGGCGGTGTATCCCTGCGTCCAGGGGACGGCGTAATCCACTCTTGGCTCAACCGTATGTTATTGCCTGATACCGTAGGCACTGGCGGCGATTCGCACACACGCTTCCCGATTGGTATCTCTTTCCCTGCGGGGTCAGGTTTGGTG
This window contains:
- the acnB gene encoding bifunctional aconitate hydratase 2/2-methylisocitrate dehydratase, with the protein product MSNFLQNYQKHIDERAAQGVVPKPLDAEQTAQLIELLKNPPAEQADYLLELFKTRVPAGVDEAAYVKASFLAAIVNGTAHSPLISPESAVQILGTMQGGYNIEPLLQALDNEALAPYAVSALSSTLLMFDNFYDVEQRAKQGNPYAQQILESWANADWYLSRPKLDEKLTVTVFKVSGETNTDDLSPAQDAWSRPDIPLHALAMLKNEREGIQPDDTGNIGPIQQINALKEKGYPLAYVGDVVGTGSSRKSATNSVLWFMGEDIPYIPNKRAGGVVLGGKIAPIFFNTLEDAGALPIEVDVSKLNMGDVIDIYPYQGKICKHDSDEVLAEFSLKTNVLLDEVRAGGRIPLIIGRGLTHKARQSLGLPDNDVFSKPQAVADNHKGFTLAQKMVGRACGVEGIRPGQYCEPRMTSVGSQDTTGPMTRDELKDLACLGFSSDLVMQSFCHTAAYPKPVDVVTHHTLPDFIMNRGGVSLRPGDGVIHSWLNRMLLPDTVGTGGDSHTRFPIGISFPAGSGLVAFAAATGVMPLDMPESVLVRFKGEMQPGITLRDLVHAIPYYAIQQGLLTVEKQGKKNIFSGRILEIEGLEHLKVEQAFELSDASAERSAAACTIKLDKEPIIEYLNSNIVLLKWMIAEGYGDARTLERRIKAMEKWLENPELLSADPDAEYAAVIEIDLNEIKEPILCAPNDPDDARLLSEVQGDKIDEVFIGSCMTNIGHFRAAGKLLAKFKDVIPTRLWIAPPTKMDASLLTEEGYYSIYGKSGARIEIPGCSLCMGNQARVANNATVVSTSTRNFPNRLGQGANVYLASAELAAVAALLGKLPTPEEYQAYVADLQQDKDDTYRYMNFDQLNQYTQKADQVIFQAPA
- a CDS encoding YciI family protein, which encodes MYYVIFAQDKPNTLAQRLAVREQHLARLKQLQAENRLLTAGPNPAIDDENPGEAGFTGSTVIAQFDSLEAAQQWASQDPYVEAGVYGEVIIKPFKKVF